The following coding sequences lie in one Spinacia oleracea cultivar Varoflay chromosome 1, BTI_SOV_V1, whole genome shotgun sequence genomic window:
- the LOC110792461 gene encoding uncharacterized protein, which produces MGDNDETPKSASVSTAFHPALGVTNITNLVKLTLDVNQERLDAIVLQWIYGTITTDLLFKVLDDNATALVVWDRLRKLFQNNKGTRVVHLENQFGLTRLQDFSSLDEYCQALRTISIQLASLGHLISEERLVLQLVARLTEEYKTIATIIQQSVPLPSFEEACSSLDLDRRS; this is translated from the exons ATGGGTGACAATGATGAAACACCGAAATCAGCTTCTGTCTCTACCGCTTTTCACCCTGCTCTTGGCGTCACCAACATCACGAACCTTGTCAAATTAACGCTAGACGTTAATCAG GAACGCCTCGATGCCATTGTCCTTCAATGGATATACGGTACAATCACTACTGATCTTCTCTTCAAAGTTCTGGATGATAACGCCACAGCTCTGGTGGTTTGGGATCGTTTGCGTAAGTTATTTCAGAACAACAAGGGCACCCGAGTTGTGCACCTAGAGAACCAATTTGGTTTGACCCGCCTTCAAGACTTTTCGTCTCTTGATGAGTATTGTCAAGCTCTGAGGACTATCTCCATTCAACTTGCATCCTTGGGCCATCTCATCTCAGAGGAACGTCTTGTTCTTCAACTTGTTGCTCGCCTCACTGAAGAGTATAAGACAATCGCCACTATCATTCAACAGTCTGTGCCTCTCCCATCCTTTGAGGAGGCTTGCTCTAGCCTCGACTTGGACCGTCgtagttga